A stretch of Desulfotalea psychrophila LSv54 DNA encodes these proteins:
- a CDS encoding ArsR/SmtB family transcription factor — translation MQDTYLEATSAILKTMGHPIRLKVLYLLLEGECSTGELLAQLQTSHPNLSQHLNILRAQGLVTSKRDHTFIRNSITDKRIRKMLIDLRSFFQPEQTNSK, via the coding sequence ATGCAAGATACATACCTGGAAGCAACTTCTGCCATCCTCAAGACAATGGGACACCCTATTCGCCTCAAGGTCCTCTATCTATTACTTGAAGGGGAGTGCAGCACAGGGGAATTACTTGCCCAACTGCAGACAAGTCACCCAAATCTCTCCCAGCATCTCAATATACTCAGGGCTCAGGGCCTTGTTACATCCAAGAGAGATCATACGTTTATCCGTAATTCAATTACCGATAAACGTATTAGAAAAATGCTCATCGATCTCCGCTCATTCTTCCAGCCCGAACAAACCAATTCTAAATAG